Proteins from a single region of Harmonia axyridis chromosome 4, icHarAxyr1.1, whole genome shotgun sequence:
- the LOC123677481 gene encoding jerky protein homolog-like has product MPPKCLTLFEKANILDEHKKGLSVTALSVKYGVAKSTICSIKKKAEKIKDSVNKTLKPSKKRTLRRPENPKMERKLYKWFLNQRKHNVPVTGDMIKHMASKLHEEFKETNNFNASDGWLQRFKIRHGVRFLKITGEKLSSQPELVDPFKQKLKNLIQEHHLSNHQIYNADETGLFWKLLPDKTFVALSEKAAPGLKMAKQRITLLGCVNANGSHKLTPLLIGKAAKPRCFKNFKNPFIYKHSKNAWMTIDILKTWFFHHFIPEVRSFLRGQKLPQKAILILDNAPCHPPAEELRSSDGIIFTVYMPPNVTPLIQPMDQNILRLTKLHYRRSLLSQIVSQKQNITDALKRLTLKDCVAHLQVAWIKLDAEMISKCWKNLFDRTEDFTDEDNIPLSMLQEMLNREKVVVKDTISLLMELQPHDYNEKEIERWNCDELDMNDENIPENSDDEDNDVDIVRPKVPHFEAVKSISTVIYWAEENFMEIQDIITLKRLQEKAVLENLKSKQIQTKITQYFKC; this is encoded by the exons ATGCCTCCGAAGTGTTTAACTCTATTTGAGAAAGCGAATATATTAGACGAACACAAAAAAGGTCTAAGTGTAACTGCTTTGTCTGTGAAATATGGCGTAGCAAAATCAACGATTTGTTCCATAAAGAAGAAGGCTGAAAAAATAAAGGACTCTGTCAATAAAACCTTGAAACCTAGCAAGAAGCGAACGTTGAGAAGACCGGAAAATCCAAAAATGGaaagaaaattatacaaatgGTTCCTAAATCAGAGGAAACATAATGTTCCTGTCACAGGAGATATGATTAAACACATGGCATCAAAATTACATGAAGAATTTAAAGaaaccaataatttcaatgcCAGTGATGGTTGGCTACAGCGATTTAAAATTCGACATGGCGTtagatttttaaaaattactGGCGAAAAGCTATCATCGCAGCCAGAATTAGTCGATCCTTTCAAGCAGAAGCTGAAGAATTTAATTCAAGAACATCACCTAAGTAACCATCAAATATACAATGCAGATGAAACAGGCCTTTTTTGGAAACTTCTCCCTGACAAAACATTTGTTGCCCTTTCTGAAAAAGCAGCTCCTGGATTGAAGATGGCTAAGCAACGTATTACTTTATTGGGGTGCGTGAATGCTAATGGTTCGCATAAGTTGACGCCTTTATTAATAGGTAAAGCAGCGAAGCCAAgatgttttaaaaattttaaaaatccgTTCATCTACAAGCACTCAAAAAATGCTTGGATGACGATAGACATCTTGAAGACAtggttttttcatcattttattccAGAG GTCAGATCCTTTCTGCGAGGTCAAAAACTGCCTCAAAAAGCAATTCTCATTTTGGATAATGCTCCTTGTCATCCGCCGGCTGAGGAATTACGAAGTTCAGATGGAATAATTTTCACTGTTTATATGCCGCCCAACGTGACTCCTTTGATCCAACCCATGGATCAGAATATCCTACGTTTAACAAAACTACATTACAGAAGGAGCTTATTGAGTCAAATTGTGAGTCAAAAGCAAAACATAACCGATGCTCTGAAACGACTTACTTTAAAAGATTGTGTGGCTCATTTACAAGTTGCATGGATCAAATTGGATGCAGAGATGATTTCAAAGTGTTGGAAAAATTTGTTTGATCGCACTGAAGATTTCACTGATGAGGATAATATACCTTTGAGTATGTTACAAGAAATGCTCAATAGAGAAAAAGTTGTTGTGAAAGATACAATATCACTCTTAATGGAACTTCAACCG catgattataatgaaaaagaaattgaacGGTGGAATTGCGATGAGCTAGAtatgaatgatgaaaatattccagaaaaCAGCGACGATGAAGATAACGATGTCGATATTGTAAGGCCCAAAGTTCCACATTTCGAAGCAGTGAAATCAATTTCCACTGTTATTTATtgggctgaagaaaattttatggaaatacAAGACATAATAACTTTGAAACGCCTGCAAGAAAAAGCTGTACTGGAAAATTTGAAGAGTAAAcaaattcaaaccaaaattacacaatatttcaagtgttaa